The following proteins are co-located in the Methanobrevibacter ruminantium genome:
- a CDS encoding DUF2299 domain-containing protein: MAIDEEQVRNWLMEENLFREKIYDENANFHYLINFPNNNTMDIINPKTKEDVLIIGCATEVSQEEKNIIKSSPKEMNQEFIWKIRFSLNEMFLDFELEHPNDQLTRFIITEDIFEDGLTKHTLIKTIKKVFKGKLQCIWILGKTYGSIKNTTLPEI, encoded by the coding sequence ATGGCAATAGATGAAGAGCAAGTCAGAAACTGGTTAATGGAAGAGAATCTCTTTCGTGAAAAGATTTATGATGAAAACGCTAATTTCCATTATCTCATTAACTTTCCAAACAACAATACAATGGACATAATCAATCCTAAAACAAAAGAGGATGTTTTAATCATAGGATGTGCAACAGAAGTTTCACAGGAAGAGAAAAACATTATCAAAAGCAGTCCTAAAGAAATGAATCAGGAATTCATTTGGAAAATAAGATTTTCATTAAATGAAATGTTTTTAGATTTTGAATTGGAACATCCTAATGATCAATTGACCAGATTCATCATAACAGAAGACATCTTTGAAGATGGACTTACAAAACATACTCTTATTAAAACAATAAAAAAAGTCTTTAAGGGAAAGCTACAATGCATATGGATTCTTGGTAAGACTTATGGATCCATTAAAAACACCACACTTCCTGAAATATAA
- a CDS encoding cobalamin biosynthesis protein, translating to MITELYSNSIYMLLTILLFALAFDLLIGEFPAKLHPVVWIGNIIIFFKKYLIGYDNKISGLIVSICVIAVSSLVVLVPMLIIKHFMYINDGMIYLFKLAAILLLSSTFSVKLLLDSARDVENDLKNNNLNKARQAVSYLVSRKTSELNKEHVISAVIETLTENIPDSYVSTIFYYSIVGIIAFLLGFNDFTVVILAILAALIHRVVDTIDSMLGYKTDELYNIGFVPAHLDDILNYIPARISGYLIIISAAFLALNWRGAYYIMGRDARNCDSPNSGYTMATVAGALNIQLEKEGVYTLGDNLHPLKVECIDKAIDIARLSIFLITIFFFFVFMDLILLQL from the coding sequence ATGATAACCGAACTTTACTCAAATTCAATTTACATGCTGCTTACAATACTTTTATTTGCTTTGGCATTTGATTTGCTTATTGGAGAATTTCCAGCTAAATTGCATCCCGTTGTATGGATTGGAAACATCATAATCTTTTTCAAGAAATATCTTATAGGATATGACAATAAGATTTCCGGACTTATCGTTTCTATCTGTGTAATAGCTGTTTCTTCACTTGTCGTTTTAGTGCCAATGCTAATCATCAAGCATTTCATGTACATTAATGATGGAATGATTTATTTATTTAAATTAGCGGCTATTTTATTGTTGTCATCTACATTTTCAGTGAAACTGCTACTTGATTCTGCACGTGATGTGGAAAATGACTTGAAAAACAACAATCTAAACAAGGCACGTCAGGCAGTTAGTTATTTGGTAAGCAGAAAAACAAGTGAATTGAATAAGGAGCATGTCATATCAGCTGTTATTGAAACATTAACTGAAAACATTCCAGATTCATATGTTTCAACTATTTTTTACTATTCAATTGTTGGTATAATAGCATTCCTTTTAGGATTCAATGATTTCACTGTTGTCATATTGGCTATACTTGCAGCATTGATCCATAGGGTTGTCGATACCATAGATTCCATGCTTGGATACAAGACAGATGAGCTTTATAACATTGGATTTGTTCCTGCTCATTTGGATGATATATTGAATTACATTCCTGCCAGGATATCAGGATATTTGATAATAATCTCTGCAGCATTCTTGGCTCTCAATTGGAGAGGAGCCTATTACATTATGGGAAGGGATGCTAGAAACTGTGACAGTCCAAATTCAGGATACACAATGGCAACAGTAGCTGGCGCATTGAACATTCAGCTTGAAAAGGAGGGAGTCTATACTTTAGGTGACAATTTGCATCCACTTAAAGTTGAATGCATTGACAAGGCAATTGACATTGCAAGACTTAGCATATTCCTGATTACAATATTTTTCTTTTTCGTATTTATGGATTTGATTCTTCTTCAATTATAG